The Thermoleophilum album genome contains a region encoding:
- a CDS encoding ABC transporter permease, giving the protein MRTRALALLVVAAFIGLWQLVASLPGVDNLTLASPVETVRALRHDRSLLLAEAGVTLVEVLLGLVVSVTAALACALAMHLWRPLRDAVYPLLVASQAIPLVVLAPIFVLAFDYGIGPKLAIVALICFFPITVNLLDGLRSVDPELLKLMRTLGAGRLRTLIRVELPWALPYFFSGLRVAASVAVIGAVFGEWAGADRGLGRLVLLANNQLETARVYAGVVILAAMAVGLFAGVALLERLACPWRRRGATQ; this is encoded by the coding sequence GTGAGGACCCGCGCTCTCGCGCTGCTCGTTGTCGCCGCCTTCATCGGGCTGTGGCAGCTCGTCGCCTCGCTTCCGGGGGTCGACAATCTGACGCTGGCGTCGCCGGTCGAGACGGTCCGAGCGCTGCGCCACGACCGTTCACTGCTGTTAGCGGAAGCCGGGGTGACGCTCGTAGAGGTGCTGCTCGGGCTTGTCGTGTCGGTGACCGCAGCGCTCGCTTGCGCCCTTGCGATGCACCTGTGGCGGCCGTTGCGCGATGCGGTCTACCCGCTTTTGGTCGCCTCGCAGGCGATTCCCTTGGTGGTGCTCGCGCCGATCTTCGTGCTCGCTTTCGATTACGGGATCGGTCCGAAGCTGGCGATCGTCGCACTGATCTGTTTCTTTCCGATCACCGTCAACCTGCTCGATGGGCTGCGGTCGGTCGATCCCGAGTTGCTGAAGCTGATGCGCACGCTCGGGGCCGGGCGTTTGCGCACGCTCATTCGCGTGGAGCTGCCGTGGGCGCTGCCGTACTTCTTCAGTGGCTTGCGGGTGGCGGCGTCGGTGGCGGTGATCGGTGCCGTGTTCGGTGAGTGGGCGGGAGCCGATCGCGGCCTTGGCCGGCTCGTCCTTCTCGCCAACAATCAGCTAGAAACAGCGCGCGTGTACGCGGGAGTCGTGATCTTGGCGGCGATGGCGGTCGGCCTGTTCGCCGGTGTGGCGCTGCTCGAGCGCCTCGCCTGCCCGTGGCGTCGGCGGGGGGCGACGCAGTGA
- a CDS encoding ABC transporter ATP-binding protein: MASSAAVVLAGVVRRFAPVRRGAPPLRALDGLDLVVRQREVVAVVGPSGCGKSTLLEIVAGLQEPDDGTVTTNGAREPGARRAACSYMPQRDLLLPWRDALGNAALALECQGLGRGAARQRARPLFERFGLGEFERAYPAELSGGMRQRVAFLRALLTGRPLLLLDEPFAALDALTRAAMQEWLAAALAREQRTVLLVTHDVEEALFLADRVVVLSSRPGRVVAELDVPFPRPRRRRELVTEAKFGELEARALEALGR; encoded by the coding sequence GTGGCCAGTTCGGCAGCGGTCGTACTCGCTGGAGTGGTGCGCCGCTTCGCGCCGGTCCGGCGCGGCGCACCGCCACTGCGAGCACTCGACGGCCTCGACCTCGTCGTCCGACAGCGCGAAGTGGTCGCCGTGGTCGGGCCTTCGGGTTGCGGCAAGTCGACCTTGTTGGAGATTGTCGCCGGTCTGCAAGAGCCCGACGATGGAACGGTCACAACGAACGGCGCGCGCGAGCCAGGGGCGCGGCGCGCCGCCTGCTCCTACATGCCGCAACGCGATCTACTGTTGCCGTGGCGCGACGCGCTCGGCAATGCGGCGCTCGCGCTCGAGTGCCAGGGTCTCGGCCGCGGCGCCGCTCGCCAACGGGCGCGCCCGCTCTTCGAGCGTTTCGGTTTAGGCGAGTTCGAGCGCGCGTATCCGGCGGAGCTGTCGGGCGGGATGCGTCAACGTGTGGCGTTCCTGCGGGCGCTTCTCACCGGGCGTCCCCTGCTCTTGTTGGACGAGCCGTTCGCGGCCCTCGATGCGCTCACGCGCGCCGCGATGCAGGAATGGTTGGCGGCAGCCTTGGCGCGCGAGCAGCGGACGGTTCTGCTGGTCACGCACGACGTGGAGGAGGCACTGTTCTTGGCCGACCGCGTGGTGGTCTTGTCGTCGCGCCCGGGCCGCGTGGTGGCGGAGCTCGATGTGCCCTTTCCGCGCCCGCGGCGTCGGCGCGAGCTCGTCACGGAAGCGAAGTTCGGCGAACTCGAGGCCCGCGCGTTGGAGGCTTTGGGACGGTGA